The following coding sequences are from one Lysinibacillus sp. FSL W8-0992 window:
- a CDS encoding ClpXP adapter SpxH family protein yields MNNIQMLQEPTPTISTANKPIELYIFVDPLCPEAFSMQSIIRKLQLEYNHYFSWRIVLSTELSSLNCLSKRMKGCESGIELDINHPVLPSIAIKAAELQGKRAGARYLSKLQEYVVLNHQDVNSYATLLKIAEDVQLDMNEFVVDFGSKEAARAFQCDLYIKREMEVDEVPSIVFFNECIEDEGLKVSGSYSYEVYEHILEEMMNEQLIRQTLPTIEELFSKFQTLSTNDIAFIYSLTEQAAERELKKRMLQQKIERIQTDHATLWRLK; encoded by the coding sequence GTGAATAATATTCAAATGTTGCAAGAACCAACACCGACGATTTCTACTGCTAATAAGCCAATTGAATTGTATATTTTCGTAGATCCACTTTGTCCTGAAGCTTTTAGTATGCAATCCATCATTCGTAAACTACAACTAGAGTACAATCATTATTTCTCATGGCGCATTGTCTTAAGCACAGAGCTTTCTTCACTTAATTGTCTGAGCAAGCGCATGAAAGGTTGTGAATCAGGGATTGAGCTGGATATTAATCACCCTGTTTTACCTTCTATAGCTATAAAGGCGGCAGAATTACAGGGGAAACGCGCAGGAGCTCGTTATTTATCGAAATTACAGGAATATGTTGTACTGAACCATCAAGATGTAAATTCCTATGCTACGCTTTTAAAAATAGCCGAAGATGTTCAATTAGATATGAATGAATTTGTAGTAGACTTTGGTTCAAAAGAAGCCGCACGCGCCTTCCAATGCGATTTGTATATAAAGCGGGAAATGGAAGTTGATGAAGTACCTAGTATCGTATTTTTCAATGAATGCATTGAGGATGAAGGTCTAAAAGTGAGTGGTAGTTATTCCTATGAGGTTTATGAACATATTTTAGAAGAGATGATGAACGAGCAACTTATACGCCAAACGTTACCAACGATCGAAGAGTTGTTTTCAAAGTTTCAAACACTTTCTACAAATGATATAGCTTTTATTTATTCATTAACAGAACAAGCAGCTGAACGTGAATTAAAAAAACGTATGCTTCAACAAAAGATAGAACGTATTCAAACAGATCACGCTACACTATGGCGTCTTAAATAA
- a CDS encoding globin domain-containing protein: MSRKYTVPYEELGAEKLSELIHAFYKRVAQHPELIPIFPKDLTETARKQIQFQTQYLGGPNLFTEEHGHPMMRARHMNFPITPDRAQAWLECMAEAMDEVGLEGKFRETYYHRLVLTAHHMINTPNDDEGELLRE, from the coding sequence ATGAGTCGAAAATACACTGTTCCTTATGAGGAGCTGGGCGCTGAAAAACTTTCTGAACTCATACATGCGTTCTATAAAAGAGTTGCACAGCATCCTGAACTTATACCAATCTTCCCAAAAGATTTAACAGAGACAGCACGCAAGCAAATTCAATTTCAAACACAGTATTTAGGTGGTCCAAATCTTTTTACTGAAGAGCACGGACATCCAATGATGCGTGCGCGTCATATGAATTTTCCAATTACACCCGATCGTGCCCAAGCTTGGCTAGAATGTATGGCTGAAGCAATGGATGAAGTTGGCTTGGAAGGGAAGTTCCGTGAAACCTATTACCACCGTTTAGTATTAACAGCTCATCACATGATTAATACACCTAATGACGATGAGGGGGAATTATTACGTGAATAA